Proteins encoded by one window of Nitrospirota bacterium:
- a CDS encoding PRTRC system protein C, whose amino-acid sequence METPQEGKTKEAPPSQGQLEMRKRVFVYDGKRFPDPDPGASITQVRDVLRGAFPELAEAETQTNTLADGTEEITFRKVAGRKGR is encoded by the coding sequence ATGGAAACACCACAAGAAGGCAAGACCAAAGAAGCACCCCCATCCCAGGGACAATTGGAAATGAGGAAACGGGTGTTCGTCTACGACGGCAAGCGATTCCCCGATCCGGATCCCGGCGCAAGCATCACGCAGGTGCGGGACGTCCTGCGCGGGGCGTTTCCGGAGCTGGCCGAGGCGGAGACGCAAACCAACACCCTGGCGGACGGCACGGAGGAGATCACCTTCCGGAAAGTCGCGGGACGAAAAGGCCGCTAG